In Halomarina salina, one DNA window encodes the following:
- a CDS encoding archaemetzincin family Zn-dependent metalloprotease, with protein MHVDIVPVGDVPAVVKREASSGLRSVYECDVTVHAAQPIPDGSYDPNRGQYRAEEFIELAGRVGDGDKNIAITPNDLFYRRRNYVFGLAYLDGAGSVISTYRLQTSSDGGFAQKSAGEVFSDRVRKEVVHEIGHTLGLEHCDNKRCVMNFSPTVREVDMKEQNLCGTCSRLVH; from the coding sequence ATGCACGTTGACATCGTGCCGGTCGGTGACGTCCCCGCCGTCGTCAAGCGCGAGGCGTCGTCCGGGCTCCGGTCGGTCTACGAATGCGATGTCACCGTCCACGCCGCTCAGCCGATTCCGGACGGGTCGTACGACCCCAACCGCGGGCAGTACCGTGCCGAGGAGTTCATCGAACTGGCCGGACGAGTGGGTGACGGGGACAAGAACATCGCCATCACGCCGAACGACCTGTTCTACCGACGGCGCAACTACGTCTTCGGCCTGGCGTACCTCGACGGCGCGGGCAGCGTCATCTCCACGTACCGCCTCCAGACCTCCTCCGACGGCGGGTTCGCCCAGAAGTCCGCGGGCGAGGTGTTCTCCGACCGCGTTCGCAAGGAGGTCGTCCACGAGATCGGCCACACGCTCGGCCTGGAGCACTGCGACAACAAACGCTGCGTGATGAACTTCTCGCCGACCGTCCGCGAGGTCGACATGAAAGAGCAGAACCTCTGTGGCACCTGCTCGCGGCTCGTGCATTGA
- a CDS encoding DUF5518 domain-containing protein, whose product MVETNWRAVGIGFVVIAVLGLVGAFVDPLAAFGTVLGAIIGGFAAGYYARGGTANGAWNGLLAGVIGALVLIVVLAAMGLAISMVELSLGGMFATVGIALAAVVLAVIGAIPAAVGGAVGGMVTREERAETGRPAA is encoded by the coding sequence ATGGTAGAGACTAACTGGCGTGCGGTAGGCATCGGCTTCGTGGTCATCGCCGTCCTCGGCCTCGTCGGGGCCTTCGTCGACCCACTGGCGGCGTTCGGAACCGTCCTCGGGGCGATCATCGGCGGGTTCGCGGCGGGATACTACGCCCGCGGTGGCACGGCCAACGGCGCGTGGAACGGCCTGCTCGCGGGCGTCATCGGGGCGCTCGTGCTCATCGTGGTACTGGCCGCGATGGGACTGGCCATCTCGATGGTCGAACTCTCCCTCGGCGGGATGTTCGCCACCGTCGGTATCGCGCTCGCGGCCGTCGTGCTGGCGGTCATCGGCGCGATTCCCGCCGCCGTCGGCGGGGCCGTCGGAGGGATGGTGACCCGTGAAGAGCGCGCAGAGACCGGCCGCCCGGCGGCCTGA
- a CDS encoding DUF7533 family protein gives MARGIIGTVQLVATLVFAIPVGLLGVMRLVAGETLFGGILLVVAVGMVLVEEYLTTPQDVPAMAAEKAVGSVVDDRDADEE, from the coding sequence ATGGCTCGCGGTATCATCGGGACCGTCCAGCTCGTCGCGACGCTCGTCTTCGCCATCCCGGTCGGCTTGCTGGGCGTCATGCGACTCGTCGCGGGCGAGACGCTGTTCGGTGGCATCCTCCTCGTCGTGGCGGTCGGGATGGTGCTCGTCGAGGAGTACCTGACGACACCCCAGGACGTGCCCGCGATGGCCGCCGAGAAGGCTGTCGGGTCGGTCGTCGACGACCGCGACGCCGACGAGGAGTGA
- a CDS encoding thioredoxin family protein: MTVTLKDFYADWCGPCKTQDPILEDIQEDWGDRFEVEKVNVDEEQDVANEYQVRSLPTLIIENDDGVVERFVGVTQRDDIEGALESAGA; this comes from the coding sequence ATGACGGTGACTCTCAAGGACTTCTACGCCGACTGGTGTGGCCCGTGCAAGACCCAGGACCCGATTCTGGAGGACATCCAGGAGGACTGGGGGGACCGCTTCGAGGTAGAGAAGGTGAACGTCGACGAGGAGCAGGACGTCGCCAACGAGTACCAGGTCCGCTCCCTTCCGACGCTCATCATCGAGAACGACGACGGCGTCGTCGAGCGGTTCGTCGGCGTCACCCAGCGCGACGACATCGAGGGCGCGCTGGAGTCGGCGGGCGCGTAG
- the pdxT gene encoding pyridoxal 5'-phosphate synthase glutaminase subunit PdxT encodes MTLVAGVVAVQGDVSEHADAIRRAAAAHGEDAEVREIRTSGVVPDCDVLLLPGGESTTISRHLAGEGIDAEIRDHVAAGKPLLATCAGLIVASTDAKDDRVATLDVLDVTVDRNAFGRQVDSFEAPLDVDGLDDPFPAVFIRAPVIDEVGEDVAVLAEWEGRPVAVQEGSVVATSFHPELTDDPRVHDLAFFESVVA; translated from the coding sequence ATGACACTCGTAGCGGGCGTCGTCGCGGTCCAGGGTGACGTCTCGGAACACGCCGACGCCATCCGCCGGGCGGCCGCCGCCCACGGCGAGGACGCCGAGGTGCGCGAGATTCGCACGTCGGGCGTCGTCCCCGACTGTGACGTCCTGTTGCTGCCCGGCGGCGAGTCGACGACCATCTCGCGGCACCTCGCTGGCGAGGGCATCGACGCGGAGATTCGCGACCACGTCGCCGCGGGCAAGCCGCTGCTGGCGACGTGCGCGGGCCTCATCGTCGCCTCGACGGACGCGAAGGACGACCGCGTGGCGACGCTCGACGTCCTCGACGTGACCGTCGACCGCAACGCGTTCGGTCGGCAGGTCGACTCGTTCGAGGCACCGCTGGACGTCGACGGTCTCGACGACCCGTTCCCGGCGGTCTTCATCCGCGCGCCCGTCATCGACGAGGTGGGCGAGGACGTGGCCGTCCTCGCCGAGTGGGAGGGTCGTCCGGTCGCCGTCCAGGAGGGGTCGGTGGTCGCCACCTCGTTCCACCCGGAACTCACCGACGACCCGCGGGTTCACGACCTCGCGTTCTTCGAGTCCGTGGTCGCGTAG
- a CDS encoding DUF5518 domain-containing protein gives MVNWTAVVVGFVVEVVVGTIGLAVPVVGQLTAAVVGGFVAGYMVGGGLGNGAWHGLLAGALGGLVIALVVGLFGSAVLTAVGGPGGTAFGLGLTALAVVIWFVVSIPSALGGALGAAVA, from the coding sequence ATGGTCAACTGGACAGCAGTCGTCGTCGGCTTCGTCGTCGAGGTGGTCGTCGGCACCATCGGCCTCGCCGTCCCCGTCGTCGGCCAACTCACGGCCGCCGTCGTCGGCGGGTTCGTCGCGGGCTACATGGTCGGCGGTGGCCTCGGCAACGGCGCGTGGCACGGCCTGCTCGCGGGCGCACTGGGCGGACTGGTCATCGCACTCGTCGTCGGTCTCTTCGGGAGCGCCGTCCTCACGGCGGTCGGTGGCCCCGGCGGGACCGCGTTCGGCCTCGGCCTGACGGCGCTCGCCGTCGTCATCTGGTTCGTCGTCTCCATCCCGAGCGCGCTCGGCGGCGCACTGGGCGCGGCGGTCGCCTGA
- a CDS encoding universal stress protein, whose product MFDRILFPTDGSEGADEALEYALELARTHDATLHVLFVADTNRDSVTLVGTDVVDALTAVGEESVASVVDRASEHDVPTETAVEQGTPWRTIVDYAEGNDVDLLVMATHGRRGLDRYLLGSVTEKVVRTSTIPVMTVRIDAE is encoded by the coding sequence ATGTTCGACCGAATCCTGTTTCCGACGGACGGGAGCGAGGGCGCGGACGAGGCGCTGGAGTACGCACTGGAACTCGCCCGGACGCACGACGCGACGCTCCACGTCCTGTTCGTCGCCGACACGAACCGCGACAGCGTCACGCTCGTCGGGACGGACGTGGTGGACGCGCTCACCGCGGTCGGCGAGGAGTCGGTCGCGTCGGTGGTCGACCGGGCGAGCGAACACGACGTCCCGACGGAGACGGCCGTCGAGCAGGGGACGCCGTGGCGGACCATCGTCGACTACGCCGAGGGGAACGACGTGGACCTGCTGGTGATGGCGACCCACGGCCGACGCGGACTCGACCGCTACCTGCTCGGCAGCGTCACGGAGAAGGTGGTGCGGACCTCGACGATTCCCGTGATGACGGTCAGAATCGACGCGGAGTGA
- a CDS encoding riboflavin synthase → MFTGIVEETGEVVASEADEGGRRLRIACSFAADLSHGQSVSVSGVCLTVEDNDDETFSVFLARETVDRTYLGDLRSGDAVNLERAMRADGRFDGHVVQGHVDGTATVADVEREGDDWRFRFSLPADLAGYVVEKGSITVDGISLTVAALDDDDAFEIAIIPATYDITTLSEKDVGDPVHLEVDVLAKYVERVLDAEAEDPQTAYADRLVQ, encoded by the coding sequence ATGTTCACCGGCATCGTCGAGGAGACGGGCGAGGTGGTCGCCAGCGAAGCGGACGAGGGGGGCCGACGCCTCCGCATCGCCTGTTCGTTCGCCGCCGACCTCTCACACGGCCAGTCGGTCAGCGTCAGCGGCGTCTGCCTGACCGTCGAGGACAACGACGACGAGACGTTCTCGGTGTTCCTCGCCCGCGAGACGGTCGACCGGACGTACCTCGGCGACCTGCGTTCGGGCGACGCGGTCAACCTCGAACGCGCGATGCGCGCCGACGGCCGCTTCGACGGTCACGTCGTGCAGGGTCACGTCGACGGCACCGCCACCGTCGCGGACGTCGAACGCGAGGGCGACGACTGGCGGTTCAGGTTCTCCCTCCCCGCCGACCTCGCGGGCTACGTCGTCGAGAAGGGCTCCATCACCGTCGACGGCATCTCGCTGACCGTCGCCGCCCTCGACGACGACGACGCTTTCGAGATAGCCATCATCCCCGCCACCTACGACATCACGACGCTCTCCGAGAAGGACGTCGGCGACCCGGTCCACCTCGAAGTCGACGTGCTGGCGAAGTACGTCGAGCGCGTCCTCGACGCCGAGGCGGAGGACCCACAGACCGCCTACGCCGACCGACTGGTGCAGTAG
- a CDS encoding TIGR00341 family protein gives MRLVQVLIPNGTRESVLSVLDDEGIDYAVWAETGRGNFEALVSFPIPESGVESVLDRLGAAGIQEDAYTIVLATETVVSERIDALEERYTGLRISRDELVARAKDLAPARSTYVAFLVLSTIIATAGLLLDSAATIIGAMVVAPLMGPAITASVGTVLGDERLASRGVTFQVFGLVLAVAVGAVVGFVLKETVFLPPGLDIRDIPQVTERTSPNFLSLFLALGSGLAGAISVMRNAGSALVGVAIAVALIPPAATAGLGIAWGFSGVALAAGTLVLVNLLAINLSALVLFYAAGYRPVEDETRDAAGVRRAVATRLVGIVAGLLVLSVVLGAVTYSEFVTNEFEVQATGAAHAMLNEPQYEGLTIEGTTVDYHGIDILTGEPPRVEIVVGVEGDAAVPQTLAERFDERLQSATGTDPTVRVGFLDEQVSP, from the coding sequence ATGCGACTCGTCCAGGTACTCATTCCGAACGGCACCCGAGAGTCGGTGCTCTCGGTGCTCGACGACGAGGGAATCGACTATGCCGTCTGGGCGGAGACTGGACGCGGGAACTTCGAGGCGCTCGTCTCCTTCCCCATCCCAGAGAGCGGCGTCGAGTCGGTGCTCGACCGGCTCGGGGCAGCGGGCATCCAGGAGGACGCCTACACCATCGTCCTCGCGACGGAGACGGTGGTGTCGGAGCGCATCGACGCGCTCGAAGAGCGCTACACCGGGCTGCGCATCTCCCGCGACGAACTGGTCGCACGGGCGAAGGACCTCGCGCCGGCCCGCTCGACGTACGTCGCCTTCCTCGTGCTGAGCACCATCATCGCCACCGCAGGCCTCCTGCTGGACTCTGCGGCGACCATCATCGGAGCGATGGTCGTCGCCCCGCTGATGGGACCGGCCATCACCGCCAGCGTCGGGACCGTCCTCGGCGACGAGCGCCTCGCGTCTCGCGGCGTGACCTTCCAGGTGTTCGGACTGGTGCTCGCCGTCGCCGTCGGTGCGGTGGTCGGCTTCGTCCTCAAGGAGACGGTGTTCCTCCCGCCCGGCCTCGACATCCGCGACATCCCGCAGGTCACCGAACGCACGAGTCCGAACTTCCTCTCGCTGTTCCTCGCGCTCGGGTCGGGGCTCGCCGGGGCCATCAGCGTCATGCGCAACGCCGGCTCGGCGCTCGTCGGCGTCGCCATCGCCGTCGCACTCATCCCCCCGGCGGCCACCGCCGGACTCGGCATCGCGTGGGGGTTCTCGGGCGTGGCGCTCGCCGCCGGGACGCTCGTCCTCGTCAACCTGCTCGCCATCAACCTCTCGGCGCTGGTGCTGTTCTACGCGGCGGGCTACCGGCCGGTCGAGGACGAGACGCGTGACGCGGCGGGCGTCCGTCGGGCCGTCGCCACGCGACTGGTGGGCATCGTCGCTGGACTGCTCGTGCTGTCGGTAGTCCTCGGCGCGGTCACGTACTCCGAGTTCGTCACCAACGAGTTCGAGGTGCAGGCGACCGGCGCGGCCCACGCGATGCTGAACGAACCGCAGTACGAGGGGCTCACCATCGAGGGGACGACCGTCGACTACCACGGCATCGACATCCTCACCGGCGAGCCGCCACGGGTCGAGATCGTCGTCGGCGTCGAGGGCGACGCGGCGGTCCCGCAGACGCTGGCCGAACGGTTCGACGAGCGGCTGCAGTCGGCGACGGGGACGGACCCCACGGTACGCGTCGGCTTCCTCGACGAGCAGGTCTCGCCGTAG
- a CDS encoding TIGR01548 family HAD-type hydrolase — protein MQVDTIVLDIDGVLVDVADSYRRAILETLDRTYGETIGRDDVQSFKDAGGFNDDWELTHAAALHLLARREGYGNPVDRFTDAVAASGGGLEGTHAVLADALDPDARERVHAEWDPDALTDTFQQLYLGAELYRDLEGGAPDIETAGFIHDETVLAAPETVEALTERYAVGVVTGRPEAEAALALDRVGLDLPDEHVVTMDSPVAGKPDPEGIVGLAERLDAERLAFAGDTLDDVRTVHNAREVDDRTYFGIGVLTGGLTGESGRSAFERVDADAVVESVDELPDLLE, from the coding sequence ATGCAAGTCGACACCATCGTTCTCGACATCGACGGCGTACTGGTCGACGTGGCCGACTCGTATCGGCGTGCCATCCTCGAGACGCTCGACAGGACCTACGGCGAGACCATCGGCCGCGACGACGTCCAGTCGTTCAAGGACGCCGGCGGGTTCAACGACGACTGGGAACTCACCCACGCCGCCGCGCTCCACCTCCTCGCGCGCCGCGAGGGGTACGGCAACCCCGTCGACCGGTTCACCGACGCGGTGGCCGCCAGCGGCGGCGGGCTGGAGGGCACCCACGCCGTCCTCGCGGACGCGCTGGACCCCGACGCGCGCGAACGCGTCCACGCCGAGTGGGACCCCGACGCGCTCACCGACACGTTCCAGCAACTGTACCTCGGGGCGGAGCTGTACCGCGACCTGGAGGGCGGCGCCCCCGACATCGAGACGGCGGGGTTCATCCACGACGAGACGGTGCTGGCTGCTCCCGAGACCGTCGAGGCGCTGACCGAGCGCTACGCCGTCGGCGTCGTCACCGGTCGGCCCGAGGCGGAGGCTGCACTCGCGCTGGACCGCGTGGGACTCGACCTGCCCGACGAGCACGTCGTGACGATGGACTCCCCCGTCGCGGGCAAACCCGACCCCGAAGGTATCGTCGGCCTCGCCGAGCGCCTCGACGCCGAGCGCCTCGCGTTCGCCGGCGACACGCTCGACGACGTGCGGACGGTCCACAACGCCCGCGAGGTGGACGACCGGACGTACTTCGGTATCGGCGTCCTCACGGGTGGCCTGACCGGCGAGTCGGGCAGATCGGCGTTCGAGCGGGTCGACGCCGACGCCGTCGTCGAGTCGGTCGACGAGTTGCCGGACCTGCTGGAGTGA
- a CDS encoding NOG1 family protein: MTFEDLPTTPRAEELIDKAFSRAARAGHAKSGLEAQQSMLQTASNIISDNLQNVTTSWPDFDVVDPFYRDVADAMIEPHGDCPGGVDGLRKHLSQVMWAGRQADKIRDEYQSKLRNTDPDTAKKHRKQAFARLASITESVEDDLLALGEARDVLRDIPDIRPDEPTVVIAGYPNVGKSTFVNAATNARNDIDSYPFTTTQIHVGHVERDHIRYQLVDTPGLLDRPAEERNGIERQAVSAVEHVADCILVFVDASEACGYPLETQLALRDELESQFEDVPVLTVCSKADRSRDIDADCYLSAETGEGVDEVVDAAVEAIDYEIELPYDG, from the coding sequence ATGACCTTCGAAGACCTCCCCACGACGCCGCGTGCGGAGGAACTCATCGACAAGGCGTTCTCGCGGGCGGCGCGTGCGGGCCACGCGAAGTCCGGGCTGGAGGCCCAGCAGTCGATGCTCCAGACGGCGTCGAACATCATCTCGGACAACCTGCAGAACGTCACCACGTCGTGGCCCGACTTCGACGTGGTCGACCCGTTCTACCGCGACGTCGCCGACGCGATGATCGAACCGCACGGCGACTGTCCCGGCGGCGTCGACGGCCTCCGCAAGCACCTCTCGCAGGTGATGTGGGCCGGCCGACAGGCCGACAAGATTCGCGACGAGTACCAGTCGAAGCTCCGGAACACCGACCCCGACACGGCGAAGAAACACCGCAAGCAGGCGTTCGCTCGCCTCGCCAGCATCACGGAGTCCGTCGAGGACGACCTGCTCGCACTCGGCGAGGCACGTGACGTCCTGCGGGACATCCCCGACATCCGGCCCGACGAACCGACCGTCGTCATCGCGGGCTACCCCAACGTCGGGAAGTCGACGTTCGTCAACGCGGCGACGAACGCCCGCAACGACATCGACTCCTACCCGTTCACGACGACGCAGATCCACGTCGGCCACGTCGAACGCGACCACATCCGCTACCAGCTCGTGGACACGCCGGGGCTGCTCGACCGGCCCGCCGAGGAGCGCAACGGCATCGAGCGACAGGCGGTCAGCGCCGTCGAGCACGTCGCCGACTGCATCCTCGTGTTCGTCGACGCGAGCGAGGCGTGTGGCTACCCGCTGGAGACGCAGCTCGCCCTGCGCGACGAACTGGAATCGCAGTTCGAGGACGTGCCCGTGCTGACCGTCTGTTCGAAGGCCGACCGCTCGCGGGACATCGACGCCGACTGCTACCTCAGCGCGGAGACGGGCGAGGGCGTCGACGAGGTCGTGGACGCCGCCGTCGAGGCCATCGACTACGAGATAGAGCTGCCCTACGACGGCTGA
- a CDS encoding UPF0146 family protein, translated as MRPATRDALVDRLAGYERLVEVGVGNRPDVAGVLAEHASVTATDVHDRPVPAGVRFVRDDVTDPDESVYRDADALYALNLPPELHRPTWTLARRVGADFCFTTLGGDAPSVPVDSETLPGETLFRARDAPLP; from the coding sequence GTGCGACCGGCTACACGCGACGCGCTCGTCGACCGCCTCGCTGGCTACGAGCGCCTCGTCGAGGTGGGCGTCGGCAACCGGCCCGACGTCGCGGGCGTGCTCGCAGAACACGCGTCGGTGACCGCGACCGACGTCCACGACCGGCCGGTCCCTGCGGGTGTCCGCTTCGTCCGCGACGACGTGACGGACCCCGACGAGTCGGTGTACCGCGACGCCGATGCGCTGTACGCGCTGAACCTGCCGCCGGAACTCCACCGCCCGACGTGGACGCTCGCCCGTCGGGTCGGTGCCGACTTCTGCTTCACCACGCTCGGCGGCGACGCCCCCTCGGTTCCGGTCGACAGCGAGACGCTCCCCGGCGAGACGCTGTTTCGCGCCCGCGACGCCCCGCTCCCCTGA
- a CDS encoding preprotein translocase subunit Sec61beta: MSGSNSGGLMSSAGLVRYFDSEDRNAPRIDPKTVVAFGAMFGLLVMVLTAVVG, from the coding sequence ATGAGTGGAAGCAACAGCGGCGGCCTGATGTCCAGTGCCGGACTCGTCCGGTACTTCGACTCCGAGGACCGCAACGCGCCCCGAATCGACCCGAAGACGGTGGTCGCCTTCGGCGCGATGTTCGGCCTCCTCGTGATGGTCCTCACGGCCGTCGTCGGGTAA
- a CDS encoding HdeD family acid-resistance protein: protein MSATVPESEGGTIAGTPVRPGRTMLAVGVVLSLLGLVAIVFPFVTGVSISIALGALLVVGALFHVAHAFGAGGWRGFALQALLAGIYAIAGIGLLANPVLGLATLTLLLVGYFLADGVVEVLLGVRMRGESGAMWFVASGVISIVLAGLLWAGWPSTAAWAVGLLFGISLLSSGLSMVFVGMRADRTERRTGATA from the coding sequence ATGAGTGCAACTGTTCCAGAGAGTGAAGGCGGGACCATCGCTGGTACCCCCGTCCGGCCCGGCAGGACGATGCTGGCGGTCGGTGTCGTGTTGAGCCTCCTCGGACTCGTCGCCATCGTCTTCCCGTTCGTCACCGGTGTGTCCATCTCCATCGCGCTCGGCGCGCTCCTCGTCGTCGGTGCGCTGTTCCACGTCGCCCACGCGTTCGGCGCGGGAGGCTGGCGCGGGTTCGCGCTCCAGGCGCTCCTCGCGGGCATCTACGCCATCGCGGGCATCGGCCTGCTCGCCAACCCGGTGCTCGGGCTAGCGACGCTGACGCTGCTGCTGGTGGGCTACTTCCTCGCCGACGGCGTCGTCGAGGTGCTGCTCGGCGTCCGTATGCGTGGCGAGAGCGGGGCGATGTGGTTCGTGGCGAGCGGCGTCATCTCCATCGTCCTCGCCGGCCTGCTGTGGGCCGGGTGGCCGAGCACCGCCGCGTGGGCGGTCGGCCTGCTGTTCGGCATCAGCCTCCTGTCGTCGGGCCTCTCGATGGTGTTCGTCGGGATGCGCGCCGACCGGACCGAACGCCGAACCGGTGCCACGGCGTAG
- a CDS encoding ASCH domain-containing protein: MARIEADSLLPNDHVKQLALDGDITQIHRGNPYADAGDTFDVDGTTFEVTDVTHRTLGDLTDEDARAEGSEDLEAYRKRLEHAHSDGFEWDDDADVVRHRFERQD; encoded by the coding sequence ATGGCACGAATCGAGGCCGACAGCTTGCTTCCGAACGACCACGTGAAGCAGTTGGCGCTGGACGGGGACATCACCCAGATTCACCGCGGTAACCCCTACGCCGACGCTGGCGACACGTTCGACGTGGACGGCACCACGTTCGAGGTCACGGACGTGACCCACCGCACGCTCGGCGACCTGACCGACGAGGACGCGCGGGCGGAGGGCTCGGAGGACCTGGAGGCGTACCGGAAGCGACTCGAACACGCCCACAGCGACGGGTTCGAGTGGGACGACGACGCCGACGTGGTGCGACACCGCTTCGAGCGGCAGGACTGA
- the npdG gene encoding NADPH-dependent F420 reductase, whose amino-acid sequence MRIALCGGTGDIGEGLALRWAYHTDHEVLVGSRDPDRAREKAKEYETELSSRAVDCTVKGFDNAMAADRADVVVLAVPAYHLVDTIEAVADKVDEDDVLVTPAVGMKRDDDGFHYNAPSAGSVAALAAEAAPDGVPLVGAFHNLAAGKLANLDADLDWDVLVFGDDPDAKDIVSMLAEEIRGIRTLDVGGLANASEVEALTPLLINVAMNNDGMHDLGVTFE is encoded by the coding sequence ATGCGAATCGCGCTCTGTGGCGGCACGGGTGACATCGGCGAGGGTCTCGCGCTCCGGTGGGCGTACCACACCGACCACGAGGTGCTCGTCGGCTCACGTGACCCCGACCGCGCCCGCGAGAAGGCCAAGGAGTACGAGACGGAACTGTCGAGTCGCGCCGTCGACTGCACCGTCAAGGGGTTCGACAACGCGATGGCGGCCGACCGCGCGGACGTCGTCGTCCTCGCCGTCCCCGCCTACCACCTCGTCGACACCATCGAGGCCGTCGCGGACAAGGTGGACGAGGACGACGTGCTGGTCACCCCCGCCGTCGGGATGAAACGCGACGACGACGGCTTCCACTACAACGCCCCGAGTGCCGGGAGCGTCGCCGCCCTCGCCGCGGAGGCGGCCCCCGACGGCGTCCCCCTCGTCGGTGCGTTCCACAACCTCGCGGCCGGGAAACTGGCGAACCTCGACGCGGACCTCGACTGGGACGTGCTCGTGTTCGGCGACGACCCGGACGCGAAGGACATCGTCTCGATGCTCGCCGAGGAGATTCGCGGCATCCGGACGCTGGACGTCGGCGGCCTCGCCAACGCGAGCGAGGTGGAGGCGCTGACGCCGCTGCTCATCAACGTCGCGATGAACAACGACGGGATGCACGACCTGGGCGTCACGTTCGAGTGA
- the hisE gene encoding phosphoribosyl-ATP diphosphatase: MFAVVEERKETLPEDSYTTSLFTHEKGENAVLEKLGEETTELVLAAKDDDREELAHEAADIVYHLLVLLSMKEMTLDDLRAELAERFEHQSN, from the coding sequence CTGTTCGCCGTCGTCGAGGAGCGAAAGGAGACGCTCCCCGAGGACTCCTACACCACCTCGCTGTTCACCCACGAGAAGGGGGAGAACGCGGTGCTGGAGAAGTTGGGCGAGGAGACGACCGAGCTCGTCCTCGCGGCGAAGGACGACGACCGGGAGGAGCTCGCCCACGAGGCCGCCGACATCGTCTACCACCTGCTCGTCTTGCTGTCGATGAAGGAGATGACGCTCGACGACCTGCGGGCGGAACTCGCCGAGCGATTCGAGCACCAGTCAAACTGA
- a CDS encoding bifunctional nuclease family protein → MKAVIESVRVAGTSQGPAPVVLLDVDGEDDVLPIFVGFEEATSIARGMDAADFGRPLTHDLLLDVVEELGGRVDRVHVARLDEGTFIADLHLNTPRQDVTVDARPSDALALASRTNCPVSVAPEVFEEASDDPDRYAELDDIRDVIRAEMDAEEESYL, encoded by the coding sequence ATGAAGGCAGTCATCGAGTCGGTGCGGGTCGCCGGGACCTCCCAGGGTCCCGCACCGGTCGTCCTCCTCGACGTCGACGGCGAAGACGACGTGCTCCCCATCTTCGTCGGCTTCGAGGAGGCGACGAGCATCGCCCGCGGGATGGATGCCGCGGACTTCGGTCGCCCGCTGACCCACGACCTCCTGCTCGACGTGGTGGAGGAACTCGGCGGTCGGGTCGACCGCGTCCACGTCGCCCGCCTCGACGAGGGGACGTTCATCGCCGACCTCCACCTCAACACGCCGCGACAGGACGTGACCGTCGACGCCCGCCCGAGCGACGCCCTCGCGCTGGCCTCCCGGACGAACTGCCCCGTCTCGGTCGCCCCCGAGGTGTTCGAGGAGGCGAGCGACGACCCCGACCGCTACGCCGAACTCGACGACATCCGCGACGTCATCCGCGCCGAGATGGACGCCGAGGAGGAGAGCTACCTGTGA